The following proteins are co-located in the Citrobacter freundii ATCC 8090 = MTCC 1658 = NBRC 12681 genome:
- a CDS encoding cytochrome o ubiquinol oxidase subunit IV, with protein sequence MSHANESGGASHGSVKTYMTGFILSIILTVIPFWMVMTGSASPAVILGTILAMAVVQILVHLVCFLHMNSKSDEGWNMTAFVFTVLIIAILVVGSIWIMWNLNYNMMMH encoded by the coding sequence ATGAGTCATGCTAACGAGAGCGGCGGCGCATCCCATGGCAGCGTAAAAACCTACATGACAGGTTTTATCCTGTCGATCATCCTGACGGTCATTCCGTTCTGGATGGTGATGACAGGTTCTGCCTCTCCGGCCGTCATTCTGGGAACTATTCTGGCAATGGCAGTGGTACAGATTCTGGTGCACCTGGTGTGCTTCCTGCACATGAATAGCAAATCTGATGAAGGTTGGAACATGACGGCCTTTGTCTTTACTGTGCTAATCATCGCCATCCTGGTTGTGGGCTCCATCTGGATTATGTGGAACCTTAACTACAACATGATGATGCACTAA
- a CDS encoding cytochrome o ubiquinol oxidase subunit III produces the protein MATDTLTHATAHAHEHGHHDAGQTKIFGFWVYLMSDCILFSILFATYAVLVNGTAGGPTGKDIFELPFVLVETFLLLFSSITYGMAAIAMYKNNKSQVISWLALTFLFGAGFIGMELYEFHHLIVNGMGPDRSGFLSAFFALVGTHGLHVTSGLIWMAVLMVQVARRGLTSTNRTRIMCLSLFWHFLDVVWICVFTVVYLMGAM, from the coding sequence ATGGCAACTGATACTTTAACGCACGCGACTGCCCACGCGCACGAACACGGGCACCACGATGCAGGCCAGACCAAGATCTTCGGATTCTGGGTCTACCTGATGAGCGACTGCATTCTGTTCTCTATTCTGTTTGCAACCTATGCCGTTCTGGTGAACGGCACCGCAGGTGGCCCAACAGGTAAAGACATTTTTGAACTGCCGTTCGTTCTGGTTGAAACATTCCTGCTGTTATTCAGCTCCATTACTTACGGCATGGCAGCGATTGCCATGTACAAGAACAACAAGAGCCAGGTTATCTCCTGGCTGGCGTTGACCTTCTTGTTCGGTGCCGGATTCATCGGGATGGAACTCTATGAATTCCATCACCTGATTGTTAACGGCATGGGCCCGGATCGTAGCGGTTTCCTGTCTGCGTTCTTCGCGCTGGTCGGCACGCACGGTCTGCACGTCACCTCCGGTCTTATCTGGATGGCGGTTCTGATGGTGCAAGTCGCTCGTCGCGGCCTGACCAGTACTAACCGTACCCGCATCATGTGCCTGAGCCTGTTCTGGCACTTCCTGGATGTGGTATGGATCTGTGTGTTCACTGTTGTTTATCTGATGGGGGCGATGTAA